The Ciconia boyciana chromosome 2, ASM3463844v1, whole genome shotgun sequence genome has a segment encoding these proteins:
- the CEBPD gene encoding CCAAT/enhancer-binding protein delta: MSAAALYSLDSPACYKSWCLEPANFYDAKVGSGGGPGPACKPGGRGGCGMSGEEAGGGLGGSGTNLAELSAAAPAMYEDESAIDFSSYIDSMSAVPNLELCNDELFADLFNSNHKPERGGDYGEYLPPGGGAGRDPAKDLGAAMTTLLGAEPRTASSSSSSSSSSSSSSSSSSSSRGALKQEPDWSDSDLSSSLLPSQIATCAQTIMNLSGQPTPPTSPEPPGSSSPSSCSTRSPGPAAGAAGAGSAQGVPPSAASGGKERGGKKCVDRFSPEYRQRRERNNIAVRKSRDKAKRRNQEMQQKLLELSAENEKLHKKIEQLTRDLTSLRHFFKQLPSASFLQPGSGTDCR, translated from the coding sequence ATGAGCGCCGCCGCTCTCTACAGCCTGGACTCCCCGGCATGTTATAAGAGCTGGTGCCTGGAGCCCGCCAACTTCTACGACGCCAAGgtgggcagcggcggcgggccgggTCCCGCCTGCAAgccggggggccgcggcggctgcGGGATGAGCGGCGaggaggcggggggcggccTGGGGGGCAGCGGCACCAACCTGGCGGAGCTgagcgccgccgcccccgccatGTACGAGGACGAGAGCGCCATCGACTTCAGCTCCTACATTGACTCCATGTCGGCCGTGCCCAACCTGGAGCTGTGCAACGACGAGCTCTTCGCCGACCTCTTCAACAGCAACCACAAGCCCGAGCGGGGCGGAGACTACGGCGAGTACCTGccgccgggcggcggcgccggccgCGACCCCGCCAAGGACCTCGGCGCTGCCATGACCACCCTGCTGGGCGCCGAGCCCCGcaccgcctcctcctcctcctcctcctcctcttcctcctcctcctcctcttcctcctcctcctcctcccgcggCGCCCTGAAGCAGGAGCCGGACTGGAGCGACAGCGACCTCTCCTCCTCGCTGCTGCCCTCGCAGATCGCCACCTGCGCCCAGACCATCATGAACCTGAGCGGGCAGCCCACGCCGCCCACCTCCCCCGAGCCGCCGGGCAGCAGCTccccctccagctgcagcacccgctccccgggccccgccgccggggccgcgggggccgggTCGGCGCAGGGCGTCCCGCCGTCGGCCGCCTCCGGCGGGAAGGAGCGGGGCGGCAAGAAGTGCGTGGACAGGTTTAGCCCCGAGTACCGGCAGCGCCGGGAGCGCAACAACATCGCCGTGCGCAAGAGCCGCGACAAGGCGAAGCGGCGCAACCAGGAGatgcagcagaagctgctggagcTCTCGGCCGAGAACGAGAAGCTGCACAAGAAGATCGAGCAGCTCACCCGGGACTTGACCAGCCTCCGGCACTTCTTCAAGCAGCTGCCCAGCGCCTCCTTCCTGCAGCCCGGCTCGGGCACCGACTGCCGGTAA